A single region of the Syngnathus acus chromosome 6, fSynAcu1.2, whole genome shotgun sequence genome encodes:
- the LOC119124894 gene encoding cadherin-related family member 5 encodes MATTAKVKRALLLMLFLHLHAVAGMSGWGGCLDGQDVYSRVAENSLCGEVVADLMADPPMEGVEWRLHGKDADWFFLDGGVIRLNSSPEKVLDREVLGPVLIAELSCYEDNVLQSVSRIAVEILNENDNWPEFVEDTVQTVVINELTPVDTLVITVLATDADNDQIIYSIDQSSPDAEYFKINLHNSGEVMLAKALDYENKTQLFLTINAAEMNTAEHFNTSTDIVVDVQDGDDQYPQFLPCTLFQDRTNHICTSPVYTVNVTEDKEDFVLDFSPGPIHAVDGDRGLKATVNYAILSGDDHGRFLMDRQTGEVKFTRAVKDRLITPALHLQVMAFQDNDPRKYTVATVLVRVLAVNRFHPVFDMAEYHGFVTAGKSPASLVYTYGNRALMLHVQDQDFKHGFNPMIYFTFSPTSNHTGIYRVTQEGLLIARTNQLKARQKHLLHVMARDRESGDAVVSTVVVDVLSESQSIPLSALVDDRAISCTLGKALFLSTAFLTVIGCVVTLVLWLKRKHKGHLDPLERGCVAQGKHPNVSLRWFQLANPSGGAPRVEDMSFSSEDYGATNPSFSFSGKDPPSCQRPNQPNNGGNDLSMAPLDATLSLAEVKCATITFNSVSTPTGNLSCLSTFRPNSVDINPVEPTENSDSPPPDPSVPCTCLDSQTSTEDPVDTSTSPSPSSASVPRIQTRITSAETEKPFSKPRAASSQNPSDSPRLLSLVAKPTTPPPTPEQPPLKATLVMVDASPEPSMRRWSEEDQPCTSLDHPEQPQHQEPNREDDEGFLADEDADKNSEDEFEADDEELMRVMSRCNPMFITFNQ; translated from the exons ATGGCCACCACTGCCAAAGTGAAGCGAGCCCTCCTACTGATGCTCTTCCTGCATCTACATGCAGTCGCAG GGATGTCGGGTTGGGGCGGTTGCTTGGACGGTCAGGATGTCTACTCGAGGGTGGCGGAAAACAGCCTGTGTGGGGAAGTGGTGGCTGACCTCATGGCCGACCCCCCGATGGAAGGAGTCGAGTGGAGACTCCACGGGAAAGATGCCGATTGGTTCTTTTTGGATGGAGGAGTCATACGTTTGAATTCATCACCGGAGAAAGTGCTTGACCGAGAG GTACTGGGTCCTGTGCTGATAGCGGAATTATCATGTTATGAAGACAACGTGCTTCAG AGCGTTTCCAGGATCGCAGTGGAGATCCTAAATGAGAATGACAACTGGCCCGAGTTTGTAGAGGACACCGTCCAAACTGTTGTCATCAACGAG CTGACTCCGGTCGATACGCTCGTGATTACCGTCCTGGCAACTGATGCAGACAATGATCAGATCATTTACTCCATTGATCAGTCATCT CCTGACGCAGAGTACTTCAAAATTAATCTTCACAACAGCGGTGAGGTGATGCTCGCCAAAGCTCTCGACTATGAGAACAAAACTCAGCTCTTTCTCACTATCAATGCAGCT GAAATGAACACAGCAGAGCACTTCAACACTAGCACCGACATCGTGGTGGACGTTCAGGATGGAGACGACCAGTACCCTCAGTTCCTTCCCTGCACGCTGTTTCAGGACCGCACCAATCACATTTGCACTAGTCCCGTTTACACCGTCAATGTCACAGAAGACAAAGAG GACTTTGTACTGGATTTCTCTCCTGGTCCAATCCATGCGGTGGATGGAGACAGAGGACTCAAGGCCACTGTCAACTATGCCATCCTCTCAG GCGATGACCACGGCCGTTTCCTGATGGACCGACAGACAGGAGAAGTAAAGTTCACCCGCGCGGTGAAGGATAGACTCATCACACCAGCACTGCACCTTCAAGTTATG GCCTTTCAGGACAACGACCCCAGGAAGTACACCGTAGCCACTGTGCTGGTCCGTGTTCTGGCGGTGAACCGGTTTCATCCAGTATTCGACATGGCTGAATACCACGGCTTTGTGACGGCGGGGAAGAGTCCCGCCTCCCTGGTTTATACCTACGGCAACAGGGCGTTGATGTTACACGTGCAAGACCAGGACTTTAAACAC GGATTTAATCCGATGATCTACTTCACCTTCAGCCCCACGTCCAATCACACGGGAATCTACCGGGTCACACAGGAGGGACTCCTCATTGCCAGGACCAATCAGCTCAAAGCCAGACAAAAACACCTTCTGCAC GTAATGGCGAGAGACCGGGAGTCAGGTGATGCCGTTGTCTCGACCGTGGTGGTGGATGTATTGTCTGAAAGCCAATCAA TTCCTCTGAGCGCTCTGGTAGACGACCGCGCCATCAGTTGCACCCTGGGCAAAGCCTTGTTCCTCAGCACGGCCTTCCTGACGGTAATTGGCTGCGTTGTGACCTTGGTTCTGTGGCTGAAGAGGAAACATAAGGGCCATCTGGACCCCCTGGAGAGGGGTTGCGTGGCGCAGGGCAAGCACCCCAACGTG AGCCTTCGATGGTTTCAACTG GCGAATCCGAGCGGCGGCGCGCCACGGGTGGAAGATATGAGCTTCAGCAGTGAAGACTACGGAGCAACGAATCCTTCGTTCAGCTTCTCGGGGAAAGACCCTCCATCTTGCCAACGGCCGAACCAGCCCAACAACGGCGGCAACGACCTGTCGATGGCTCCCCTCGATGCCACCCTGAGCTTGGCTGAAGTCAAGTGTGCCACCATCACCTTCAACAGCGTCTCCACCCCCACCGGGAACTTGTCTTGCTTGTCCACCTTCAGGCCAAACTCTGTGGACATCAACCCTGTTGAGCCCACAGAAAACTCGGATTCACCTCCACCGGATCCATCTGTACCTTGCACCTGTCTCGACTCGCAAACAAGTACCGAGGACCCTGTTGACACATCCACCAGCCCCTCGCCCTCGTCTGCTAGTGTCCCTCGCATCCAGACCCGGATCACCTCAGCCGAGACAGAGAAACCTTTCAGCAAGCCTCGTGCGGCGTCATCACAAAACCCTTCGGACTCCCCGCGACTGCTTTCGCTGGTCGCCAAACCGACAACGCCGCCGCCCACCCCCGAGCAGCCCCCTTTGAAGGCCACGCTGGTTATGGTGGACGCGTCACCTGAACCATCAATGCGAAGATGGAGCGAAGAGGACCAGCCCTGCACGTCGCTGGACCATCCAGAGCAACCCCAACACCAGGAGCCGAACCGCGAGGACGACGAAGGATTTCTGGCTGACGAAGACGCCGACAAGAACAGCGAGGATGAATTTGAGGCGGACGACGAAGAGTTAATGAGGGTCATGTCTCGGTGCAATCCCATGTTTATCACGTTCAACCAGTGA
- the LOC119124895 gene encoding calumenin-A-like, giving the protein MRLWPFFIFHLLCVVDANGEITVNDFTNQEKTNILDELTVEERQLHLSIVAALMDSDQDSFVTTEELSNWIKRMYKVWVFQRIDNQWPQFDLNADGLVSWEEYTNVTYGERINRPEPKGSHGLKWMLARDAKRFKVVDQDEDQKVNRAEYAAFLYPERFDHMEETAIRQTLGDMDDNGNGVIELGEYIGELHLEEGEPEPESVWLSKRNFKVLDKDGNGNLDTDEIREWIKPIDHIHAEEEAKRLVSECDADKDGKLSKTEILDNYDMFVSSKATNFGRALVQHDEF; this is encoded by the exons ATGAGGCTGTggccatttttcattttccatctcCTCTGTGTGGTGGATGCCAACGGCGAGATCACGGTGAACGACTTCACCAACCAGGAGAAAACCAACATCTTAGACGAGCTCACAGTTGAGGAGCGCCAATTACACCTCAG CATCGTGGCGGCGCTTATGGATAGCGACCAGGATAGTTTTGTGACCACGGAGGAACTGAGTAATTGGATCAAACGCATGTACAAGGTGTGGGTCTTCCAGAGAATTGACAACCAGTGGCCACAGTTCGATCTCAACGCCGATGGTCTGGTGTCATGGGAAGAGTACACCAACGTCACCTACGGAGAGCGTATCA ATCGCCCTGAACCCAAGGGTAGCCATGGGCTCAAATGGATGCTGGCGCGCGACGCAAAGAGGTTCAAGGTTGTCGACCAGGACGAGGACCAGAAGGTGAACAGAGCGGAGTACGCCGCTTTCCTTTACCCCGAGCGTTTCGATCACATGGAAGAGACTGCCATACGT CAAACACTGGGAGACATGGACGACAATGGGAATGGCGTGATTGAATTGGGAGAGTATATTG GTGAACTGCACCTGGAGGAAGGCGAGCCGGAACCAGAGTCGGTGTGGCTCAGCAAGCGCAATTTCAAGGTCCTGGACAAGGACGGGAATGGCAATTTGGACACGGATGAGATCAGAGAATGGATCAAGCCCATCGATCACATCCACGCTGAAGAGGAGGCCAAGCGCTTGGTCTCTGAGTGCGATGCGGACAAA GATGGCAAGTTGTCCAAGACTGAAATCCTGGACAACTACGACATGTTTGTGAGCAGCAAGGCCACCAATTTTGGAAGAGCCCTCGTTCAACACGATGAGTTCTAA
- the LOC119124916 gene encoding calumenin-B-like: protein MASASSQRHWLLAVRPSGVFPGVDGHIDELISRHRCREGCRVYMGRMELRAFLMCFALCVVYATSKPTEKKDRVHHDDPLSNREHDDAENFDYDHEAFLGQEEAKSFDQLTPEESKERLGMLVERIDEDKDGFVTEEEMKKWIKHAQKRWIYEDVDRQWKTHDLDQDGKVSWEEYKNATYGYILDEPEPDDDFSYRQMMVRDERRFKMADQDGDQKATKEEFTAFIHPEEFDHMKDIVVIETMEDIDKNGDGLIDLDEYIGDMYNEEGTTEPEWVKTEREQFSEFRDKNKDGKMDRDETRDWILPNDYDHAEAEAKHLVHESDTNKDGVLTKDEIVDKYDLFVGSQATDFGEALTRHDEF, encoded by the exons ATGGCATCTGCGTCCTCGCAACGTCATTGGCTACTCGCCGTTCGACCATCGGGTGTGTTTCCTGGAGTCGACGGCCACATCGACGAACTTATCTCAAGACATCG GTGCAGAGAGGGTTGCCGTGTCTACATGGGGAGGATGGAACTGCGGGCGTTTTTAATGTGCTTTGCACTCTGTGTGGTGTATGCCACCAGCAAGCCCACCGAGAAGAAGGACCGCGTCCACCACGACGACCCGCTCAGCAACCGGGAGCATGACGACGCGGAGAACTTTGACTACGACCACGAGGCTTTCTTGGGCCAGGAGGAGGCCAAGTCTTTCGATCAGCTCACTCCTGAGGAGAGCAAGGAGCGACTCGG CATGCTTGTGGAGCGCATCGATGAAGACAAGGATGGTTTCGTGACagaggaggagatgaagaaGTGGATCAAGCACGCGCAAAAGAGGTGGATCTACGAGGACGTGGACCGCCAGTGGAAGACGCACGACCTTGATCAAGACGGCAAGGTGTCATGGGAGGAGTACAAGAACGCCACGTACGGATACATTCTCG ATGAACCCGAACCCGACGATGACTTCAGCTACAGACAGATGATGGTGCGGGATGAGAGGAGgttcaaaatggctgaccaGGACGGTGACCAGAAGGCCACCAAAGAAGAATTCACCGCCTTCATTCACCCCGAGGAGTTCGACCACATGAAGGACATCGTGGTGATT GAAACGATGGAAGACATCGACAAGAATGGAGATGGCCTAATTGACCTGGACGAGTACATTG GTGATATGTACAACGAGGAAGGCACCACCGAGCCCGAATGGGTGAAGACTGAGAGGGAGCAGTTCAGCGAGTTCCGGGACAAGAACAAAGATGGCAAGATGGACAGGGATGAGACACGGGACTGGATCTTGCCAAACGACTACGACCACGCAGAGGCCGAGGCCAAGCACCTGGTCCACGAGTCCGACACGAACAAA GACGGAGTCCTGACCAAGGATGAGATCGTGGACAAGTACGACCTGTTTGTGGGCAGCCAGGCCACCGACTTTGGAGAAGCCCTCACTCGGCACGACGAGTTCTAA
- the gtf3c6 gene encoding general transcription factor 3C polypeptide 6: MDDEWEDEEQIVVVELSGIINNDAMFKSRGTCKILDIDSEQPMMQVGQYVFAGEYEDAIGTCVLFEEGEGKGGVPELQYKCHTVKKLMMQRVFLSAKKENESDAGAEGHKQGDTVCQSVEETKQEG; the protein is encoded by the exons ATGGATGACGAATGGGAAGACGAG GAGCAGATTGTTGTTGTAGAACTCTCTGGGATCATAAATAATGATGCTATGTTCAAGTCTCGGGGCACCTGCAAAATACTG GATATTGACAGTGAGCAGCCAATGATGCAAGTGGGCCAGTACGTGTTTGCAGGTGAATATGAAG ATGCCATAGGAACATGCGTGCTTTTTGAGGAGGGAGAAGGCAAAG GCGGTGTACCTGAGCTCCAGTACAAGTGTCATACGGTGAAGAAACTCATGATGCAGCGGGTCTTCCTCAGCgcgaagaaagaaaatgaaagtgatGCAG GTGCCGAAGGGCATAAGCAGGGCGACACGGTCTGCCAGTCGGTCgaagaaacaaaacaggaaggaTGA
- the LOC119124917 gene encoding B-cell receptor-associated protein 29-like, translated as MTLQWTAVAFFLYVEIGINLILCAPFVSAQRWRMVFSWRIWRWLSPYWNKCFFTMIMVLIVLFLDAAREVHKYSNPEPMQEAQVNANLFDHLHMRLFRAQRNLYISGFSLFLWLVMRRVIVLLNQVAVAAENNAGLQAQMESAAKAANKHQEDNRVLKQALSDEEKVISEKNHQLKIEVESLSSQLKMAKEAVHKSHTEMEAMGRQAKGLAKEYDRLLSEHHQLQNLQSASDKKIQ; from the exons ATGACCCTTCAGTGGACGGCCGTGGCCTTCTTTCTCTATGTCGAAATAGGGATCAACCTCATCCTATGTGCACCTTTCGTATCAGCACAGAG atGGCGTATGGTATTCAGTTGGAGAATATGGAGGTGGTTATCCCCTTACTGGAATAAGTGTTTCTTCACCATGATCATGGTTCTCATTGTTCTTTTCCTCG ATGCTGCTCGAGAGGTACACAAGTACTCAAACCCCGAACCGATGCAAGAGGCTCAGGTGAACGCCAATCTCTTCGACCACCTTCACATGAGGCTCTTCAGAGCGCAGCGGAACCTCTACATCTCGGGATTCTCACTCTTCCTCTGGCT TGTCATGCGACGGGTCATCGTCTTGCTCAACCAGGTGGCTGTTGCTGCGGAGAACAATGCGGGTCTTCAGGCACAGATGGAGAGCGCTGCCAAAGCCGCCAACAAACATCAAGAGGACAACCGTGTACTCAAACAA GCTCTCTCAGATGAGGAAAAGGTCATTTCAGAGAAGAATCATCAGCTGAAGATTGAAGTTGAGAGCCTGTCCAGTCAGCTGAAGATGGCAAAAGAGG CCGTGCACAAGTCCCACACTGAAATGGAGGCCATGGGCAGGCAGGCCAAAGGTCTGGCCAAGGAGTACGACCGACTGCTAAGCGAGCATCATCAGCTCCAG AATCTTCAGAGTGCTTCAGACAAAAAGATCCAATAA